CTTTTCGAAGCTGCAAAGCTTTAATATGCGGCTCGAGCCTATCTTCTGCAGACTTCATTAGAACGCTATGAAAAGCTCCGTGAACGCTTAAAGGTAAAATTCGTTTAGCCCCTTTTTGTTTAGCTAAATTCGAAACTTCTTCAACCCCGTCTAAAGTTCCGGAAATTACGATTTGGCCTGGGCAATTAAAATTGGCAAGGGAAACGCGTTTTTTTCTTCCAACCTCTTGAACGATACTTATAAGAATCGAGGGTTCTATGCCAAGAACGACTGCCATCGTGCCCTTTTCTTCCTCGCAAGCGTCATTCATATACCGTCCCCGTCTTTGAACGAGAGTGAGGGTTTCTTCAAAAGAAGAAAAGCTGCCTGCGTAAAGGGCGGTGTATTCCCCTAGACTTAAACCGGCTGTAAAAGCAGGGTCGAAATCTGGGAAAAGAAATTTTAAGGCCCTAAGAATGGCTGCACTCGCTATAAATATACCTGTTTGGCTATTTCTTGTTTGGACAAGGATATTTTCAGGCCCCCTTAAAATAATATCTGATATTTTTCGTCCCAAAATGTCGTCTGCTTCCTCAAAAGTTTCCCTTGAAACAGCATAATGTTCAAAAAAATCTTTAGCCATTCCGGGATATTGAGCGCCTTGGCCGGGAAATATAAAAGCAATTTTTTTTGCGCGTACCATGATACCTAAAAAGTTAAATTTTTTTTAAGATGATTGAGCCGAATGAAAGACCGGAGCCGATCCCTGTCAAAGCGATAAGATCTCCCCTTTCTAAAGGGTGTATAGACAAAAGATCATCTAAGGCAAGGCCAATACTTGCAGCTGAAGTGTTTCCATGCTTATCTACTGTTTTCCAAACTTTCTCATCAGAAAGCCCGAACTGTTTTGCAAGAGCATCGATAATTCGAATATTAGCTTGGTGAGGGATGAAATAAGTTATATCATCTAGCTTAACTTTCGCCAGGCTTAAGCAAGTCTCTAAAGAGGAGCCCATTTTTCTTATCGCTTGTTTAAAAACTTCCGGGCCTTCCATAGATAAAAAATGCTTATCGGCAAGAACCGTTTCTTTTGTCGCAGGCTCCCTTGAGCCGCCGGCTGGAATTTTGATTAAGTGGCTTTGACTGCCATCAGATCCTAAAACAATTTGACCAATAGCCAGCCCCTCTCCCCCTTTTTCAATTAAAGCTGCGCTTGCGCCATCTCCAAAAAGAATGCAAGTGGCTCGGTCTTTATAATTTACAAGGCTCGACATTTTTTCTGCCGCGACAAAAAGAACTCTCTTTGCAAGATTTGCTTCAATATAGGCTTTAGCAGTGGATAGTCCATAAATATAGCCTGCGCAAGCCGCCCCGACATCCAAGCTTGCCGCATTAACCGCCCCTATTCCATGTTGAATAATGGAAGCTGTGCTTGGGGCGATGAAGTCAGGAGACATGGTGGCAACAATAATAAGGTCAATGTCTGAAGGAGCCAGGTTATTTTCATGAAGTAATTTTTTGCAGGCGGCAATCCCTAAATCAGAGGACGCTTGGCTGTTTTCGGCAATTCGCCTCTCTTTAATTCCTGTCCTTTGCTGGATCCAATCATCTGAGGTAGCAACCGTTTCTACAAGCTCATGATTGGTAAGGATTCTTTCAGGCAGGAAGGAACTAATGTATTTTATAGTCGCTTGCTGATTATTCACTCTAAAATAAAGCCTTATTTTTAGATTCTCCAAATCAAGAAGAGAACCCGTCAAGTTTTTAAAAACAAAAGAAAGTCTAACATAAGATTCTGAAAATGCAAAGCGGTTTCAAATCTTTAGTTCCTTCTAGAATTAAAAATTCTTGTATCCATTGCAACCACTTGAAAAGTTATTGCAAAAAGAAATATTTTAATAAAATTTTCATCGACGGCAGTCGGTAAAGTCGCTATACTCTTAATTTTTTATGCCGAGGTTTAATTTGTCTCTTAAATCATCCATTTATCCGGACGCCTTATTGGCCCTAATGGCGGAATTAAAAAAATTTCCCGGCGTCGGAAACAAAACTGCCGAGCGTTATGCAATTGATCTTTTAGATTGGAAAAAAGAGGAACTCGCTCTCTTTGCAAAACTTTTGCATACCCTTAAAGAAGAGGTCAAACTTTGCAAACGCTGCGGCTGTCTTGAAAGAAACGGATCTTGCCCTTATTGCGATTCTGAGAGAATAAATTCCGGGTTTCTTTGTGTGACAGCTTCTATTCGAGATGTGATTGCCATCGAATCTATTGGTATTTTTAAAGGTTGCTATCATGTGATTGGCGGGCTTCTCTCCCCGCTTCAAGGCAAAGGCCCGGACTCGCTTGGGATTAACTCTTTAAAATCAAGACTTGAAAATGAAAAAATCGACGAACTTGTCATAGCCTTTGATCCCACAATTGAGGGGGATGCGACAGCCCTTTTTCTAAAAAGGGAACTTTCATCATTAGTTCCTACAATTTCTAGATTAGCTCTTGGACTTCCCATGGGAAGCAGTTTAAATTATATTGACGGAGGGACCCTTTCCCAGGCCTTT
Above is a genomic segment from Criblamydia sequanensis CRIB-18 containing:
- the fabD gene encoding ACP S-malonyltransferase, whose amino-acid sequence is MVRAKKIAFIFPGQGAQYPGMAKDFFEHYAVSRETFEEADDILGRKISDIILRGPENILVQTRNSQTGIFIASAAILRALKFLFPDFDPAFTAGLSLGEYTALYAGSFSSFEETLTLVQRRGRYMNDACEEEKGTMAVVLGIEPSILISIVQEVGRKKRVSLANFNCPGQIVISGTLDGVEEVSNLAKQKGAKRILPLSVHGAFHSVLMKSAEDRLEPHIKALQLRKGLSELVMNVTGAIAKSPEEIKSNLIKQVTSSVLWEQSIETMRDNQVDLFVEIGPGKTLAGFNKRIGVLSPTLSIERLSDLELLAEYQ
- the recR gene encoding recombination mediator RecR, which translates into the protein MSLKSSIYPDALLALMAELKKFPGVGNKTAERYAIDLLDWKKEELALFAKLLHTLKEEVKLCKRCGCLERNGSCPYCDSERINSGFLCVTASIRDVIAIESIGIFKGCYHVIGGLLSPLQGKGPDSLGINSLKSRLENEKIDELVIAFDPTIEGDATALFLKRELSSLVPTISRLALGLPMGSSLNYIDGGTLSQAFSRRNSF
- a CDS encoding beta-ketoacyl-ACP synthase III yields the protein MNNQQATIKYISSFLPERILTNHELVETVATSDDWIQQRTGIKERRIAENSQASSDLGIAACKKLLHENNLAPSDIDLIIVATMSPDFIAPSTASIIQHGIGAVNAASLDVGAACAGYIYGLSTAKAYIEANLAKRVLFVAAEKMSSLVNYKDRATCILFGDGASAALIEKGGEGLAIGQIVLGSDGSQSHLIKIPAGGSREPATKETVLADKHFLSMEGPEVFKQAIRKMGSSLETCLSLAKVKLDDITYFIPHQANIRIIDALAKQFGLSDEKVWKTVDKHGNTSAASIGLALDDLLSIHPLERGDLIALTGIGSGLSFGSIILKKI